The window TCGACTTCCTGCTGCCGGACGCGACCTCGGGCTTCTCCTCCGGCGCCTCGGCCAGCTCGGAGCTGGCGGTGATCAACTGGAACCAGGTGGTGCTCTATCCCGCGGGCTGGCCGGCCGGCGAGCTCACCTACGTGGCCAGCCTGCAGTTGCCGCCGGGGTGGAAGTTCGGGACGGCGCTGCCGGTGGCCAGGCAGGAGTCCTACGCCATCGAGTTTCAACCGGCCTCGCTGGTCACCCTGATCGACTCCCCGGTCATCGCGGGGGCGCACTTCCGCGAGATCGCGCTCTCGCCCGGGCAGGAGCCGCAGCACTTCCTCGATCTGGTTGCCGACGCCGACGCCGACCTGGCCGTGAGCCCCGAGGTCGAGCGCGACTACCGCCAACTGGTGGCCGAGGCGGGAGCGCTCTTCGGCGCCCGCCACTACCGCGACTACCACTTCCTCTACACCCTGAGCCAGTACACCGCGCACTTCGGCCTGGAGCACCACGAGTCCAGCGACGACCGCACCTTCGAGCGCGTCTTCCTCGACAACGACGAGTTCAAGGTCTCGGCCGGGTTGCTGCCGCACGAGTTCACGCACTCCTGGAACGGCAAGTTCCGGCGTCCCGCCGGCCTGGCCACCCCCGACTACCAGCAGCCCATGAAGGGCGAGTTGCTGTGGGTGTATGAGGGTCTGACGCAGTACCTGGGCAACCTGCTGACCGCGCGCAGCGGGCTGTACACGCCGGAGGAGTACCGCGACCACCTGGCCTCGCTGGCGGCCTACCTGGACCACGA is drawn from Terriglobales bacterium and contains these coding sequences:
- a CDS encoding M61 family peptidase, with the protein product DFLLPDATSGFSSGASASSELAVINWNQVVLYPAGWPAGELTYVASLQLPPGWKFGTALPVARQESYAIEFQPASLVTLIDSPVIAGAHFREIALSPGQEPQHFLDLVADADADLAVSPEVERDYRQLVAEAGALFGARHYRDYHFLYTLSQYTAHFGLEHHESSDDRTFERVFLDNDEFKVSAGLLPHEFTHSWNGKFRRPAGLATPDYQQPMKGELLWVYEGLTQYLGNLLTARSGLYTPEEYRDHLASLAAYLDHEPGRTWRNLQDTADAAQVLYGSPAAWESWRRSTDFYDESVLIWLDVDTTIRRESHGQKSLDDFCHLFHGAPSTGPEVKPYSFDDVAASLNRVVPYDWKSFLRERLDGHGPGAPLGGLEASGWRLVYTDQMSPLQRAAERVRRMTDVSFSLGFWLNAEGVLGDVVPGMPAAQAGMAPGMKLVAVNGRQWSPQVLREAIRAAKGSGQPIELLAVNDGYYKTFRLDYHEGEKYPHLVRDESKPDLLSDIIKPHAERVAGGAPQ